From Deinococcus aquaticus, one genomic window encodes:
- the pyrE gene encoding orotate phosphoribosyltransferase, translating into MNVLDLYQQAGAYHEGHFLLASGRHSPKFLQSTTLLQHPHLTEQIGQALATHLKEKGIYADLLIGPAMGGVVLAYETARHYGTRAIFAEKDGHGGMKIREAFTINPGETFIAVEDVLTTGGSVLKAVRAAEAAGGRCAAIACIVDRRPVEGDLEGYPLVSLTRLVFDTYAPDEVPAWLAAIPLQEI; encoded by the coding sequence ATGAACGTCCTGGATCTCTACCAGCAGGCCGGCGCGTACCACGAAGGCCACTTCCTCCTCGCCTCCGGCCGCCACAGCCCCAAATTCCTCCAGAGCACCACCCTCCTCCAGCACCCCCACCTCACCGAACAGATCGGACAGGCCCTCGCCACCCACCTCAAAGAAAAAGGCATCTACGCCGACCTGCTCATCGGCCCCGCCATGGGCGGCGTCGTCCTCGCCTACGAAACCGCCCGCCACTACGGCACCCGCGCCATCTTCGCCGAGAAAGACGGCCACGGCGGCATGAAAATCCGCGAAGCCTTCACCATCAACCCCGGCGAAACCTTCATCGCCGTCGAAGACGTCCTCACCACCGGCGGCAGCGTCCTCAAAGCCGTCCGCGCCGCCGAAGCCGCCGGAGGACGCTGCGCCGCCATCGCCTGCATCGTCGACCGCCGCCCCGTCGAAGGAGACCTCGAAGGGTACCCGCTCGTGTCCCTCACGCGGCTCGTGTTCGACACGTACGCCCCGGACGAGGTTCCGGCGTGGCTGGCGGCTATTCCCTTGCAGGAGATCTGA
- a CDS encoding ribonuclease H: protein MNQAFVDASWNEGPDAEGRLVGVGGWGLVLIVPGQLPARFQGQLRAPDNNAAEVRAVLEAVRAAPVGEALTVHTDNEAVIASVGRGRGPEVLTDAAREVLEEVAARGVGLRVRYAPRTRRHMLTAHELANDARRGLGTPGLTAARSDVLIEQRAAGDEARVSLRRPGERVTAHVPLDVMSEVPPSAQALLAAVGLALPGEVLVVRRASRVAQALWHRPERALRAGAQATLQLARRAADENGVQVEFLGVG from the coding sequence GTGAATCAGGCGTTCGTGGATGCCAGCTGGAATGAGGGACCGGACGCCGAGGGGCGACTGGTGGGCGTGGGCGGTTGGGGGCTGGTGCTGATCGTGCCGGGGCAGTTACCGGCCCGTTTTCAGGGGCAGCTCCGCGCGCCGGACAACAACGCAGCCGAGGTGCGCGCGGTGCTGGAGGCGGTGCGGGCCGCGCCGGTCGGCGAGGCGCTGACGGTGCATACGGATAACGAGGCGGTGATCGCGTCGGTCGGGCGCGGGCGAGGGCCGGAGGTCCTGACGGACGCGGCCCGCGAGGTGCTGGAGGAGGTCGCGGCGCGGGGCGTGGGGCTGCGCGTGCGGTACGCGCCGCGCACGCGGCGGCACATGCTCACGGCGCACGAGTTGGCGAACGACGCGCGGCGGGGGCTGGGCACGCCGGGCCTGACGGCCGCCCGGTCGGACGTGCTGATCGAGCAGCGCGCCGCCGGGGACGAGGCCCGCGTGAGCCTGCGCCGCCCCGGTGAGCGCGTAACAGCGCACGTGCCGCTGGACGTGATGTCCGAGGTCCCGCCGAGCGCGCAGGCACTGCTGGCCGCCGTGGGCCTGGCCCTGCCGGGCGAGGTGCTGGTGGTGCGGCGCGCCAGCCGGGTCGCGCAGGCGCTGTGGCACCGGCCCGAGCGGGCGCTGCGGGCGGGCGCGCAGGCGACGCTGCAACTCGCGCGCCGCGCCGCCGACGAGAACGGCGTGCAGGTCGAATTCCTGGGCGTAGGCTGA
- a CDS encoding arginase: MLLSIDWDAFSGTRELVFDAPIWGTRDRDHDRHAAWTHRVHRRGGSDWAALDADFPLYPGWEALRAYAGVPAFVTLSHADAWAWLERYPGLDVLNLDSHHDLGSRSGDPARVRPGNWAGLGLARGLIGHVTTLYPDWHADLPVAEGHDLDRTRGEIRDLLPAPLLARTTLLRQPEPGAGLPDPARVTSLLLVQSPAWTNPAHDAALEELACTLNAAPIVAPLRRS; this comes from the coding sequence GTGCTGCTGAGTATCGACTGGGACGCCTTCTCGGGCACTCGTGAACTGGTGTTCGACGCGCCGATCTGGGGCACCCGCGACCGGGACCACGACCGCCACGCCGCCTGGACCCACCGCGTTCACAGGCGCGGTGGGAGCGACTGGGCGGCGCTGGACGCGGACTTCCCGCTGTACCCCGGCTGGGAGGCGCTGCGCGCCTACGCGGGCGTTCCGGCGTTCGTGACCCTCAGTCACGCGGACGCCTGGGCGTGGCTGGAACGGTACCCCGGCCTGGACGTCCTGAATCTCGATTCCCACCATGATCTGGGCAGCCGCAGCGGCGACCCTGCGCGCGTCCGCCCGGGCAACTGGGCGGGTCTGGGCCTCGCGCGAGGCCTGATCGGGCACGTCACCACCCTGTACCCCGACTGGCACGCGGACCTGCCCGTTGCGGAGGGCCACGACCTGGACCGCACGCGCGGCGAGATCCGCGACCTGCTGCCCGCGCCCCTGCTGGCGCGCACCACCCTGCTGCGCCAGCCGGAACCCGGCGCGGGCCTGCCCGACCCGGCGCGGGTGACCTCGCTGCTGCTGGTGCAGTCCCCCGCCTGGACGAACCCCGCGCACGACGCCGCCCTGGAGGAACTGGCCTGTACACTGAACGCCGCACCCATCGTGGCCCCGCTGCGCCGCTCCTGA
- a CDS encoding GNAT family N-acetyltransferase gives MTTVTPIAAHEWEAAAAILTGANPHDPLTGEEFRHQMHEQRDWGYGWAVLVARDGAEVLGVAAYHQNPGAFHPHRYGLDLAVAPHAQGRGVGGALWQALHAELRGRGAESARLLAREDHPVAPGFLTRRGFVGDRRYFMSTLSVPDFDAAPYAALEDRVQSRGVRIRTLADLRAAGTPDLVGRLHALMSDVRQDVPRAEPATPLSRQVFEDGVLGDPGLLPDAYLIAEVGGEWVGQTVCFRSGASPDLLTGLTGVTRSWRGQGVATALKLAAIRAARTLGAPTIRTDNASDNAPMLAINDRLGFVRDPASVSYLIRFG, from the coding sequence ATGACCACCGTGACCCCCATCGCTGCGCACGAGTGGGAAGCGGCGGCCGCCATCCTGACCGGCGCGAACCCGCACGACCCCCTGACCGGCGAGGAGTTCCGCCACCAGATGCACGAACAGCGGGACTGGGGCTACGGCTGGGCGGTCCTCGTGGCGCGTGACGGGGCAGAGGTACTGGGCGTCGCCGCGTACCACCAGAATCCCGGCGCGTTCCACCCGCACCGCTACGGCCTGGACCTCGCCGTGGCCCCGCACGCGCAGGGGCGCGGGGTGGGCGGAGCGCTGTGGCAGGCGCTACACGCCGAACTGCGCGGCCGGGGCGCCGAGTCTGCCCGCCTCCTGGCGCGCGAGGACCACCCGGTCGCGCCGGGCTTCCTGACCCGCCGGGGCTTCGTGGGCGACAGGCGGTACTTCATGTCCACCCTGAGCGTCCCGGACTTCGACGCTGCTCCGTACGCCGCGCTGGAAGACCGGGTGCAGTCGCGGGGCGTCCGCATCCGCACGCTGGCCGACCTGCGCGCGGCGGGCACGCCGGACCTCGTGGGCCGCCTGCACGCCCTGATGAGCGACGTCCGCCAGGATGTCCCCCGCGCGGAACCCGCCACACCCCTGTCCCGGCAGGTGTTCGAGGACGGCGTACTGGGCGACCCCGGCCTCCTCCCGGACGCCTACCTGATTGCCGAGGTCGGCGGGGAGTGGGTGGGGCAGACCGTCTGCTTCCGCAGCGGAGCCAGCCCGGACCTGCTGACCGGCCTGACCGGCGTTACCCGCTCCTGGCGCGGTCAGGGCGTCGCCACCGCCCTGAAACTCGCCGCGATCCGCGCCGCCCGCACCCTGGGCGCCCCCACCATCCGCACCGACAACGCCAGCGACAACGCCCCCATGCTCGCCATCAACGACCGCCTGGGCTTCGTGCGCGACCCCGCCAGCGTGTCGTACTTGATCCGCTTCGGGTGA
- a CDS encoding PIG-L deacetylase family protein, with translation MSEGLKLLLIVPHPDDEVYGASGTLMGHLEAGEACGLVTLTRGEAGRTLGLCDTPQELARMREVELAACLDVIGLTSPGARAGGSVFEHHHFPDKYLKDESLDELTAVASEAMTRLRPEVVLTFPPNGSNGHPDHVTTHRAVKAAWDALPDGERPRLWYYASDVPPENEDLRAQWLAPNVRHDVSRFIVRKLQAIACHRTQALSTVDFIRKFPDRIPEETFHEVQ, from the coding sequence ATGAGTGAAGGACTGAAACTGCTGCTGATCGTGCCCCACCCGGACGACGAGGTGTACGGCGCGTCCGGCACCCTGATGGGCCACCTGGAAGCCGGGGAGGCCTGCGGGCTGGTGACCCTGACGCGAGGCGAGGCGGGCCGCACGCTGGGCCTGTGCGACACGCCGCAGGAACTGGCGCGGATGCGCGAGGTGGAACTGGCCGCGTGCCTGGACGTGATCGGGCTGACCAGCCCCGGGGCGCGGGCGGGCGGCAGCGTGTTCGAGCACCACCACTTTCCGGACAAGTACCTGAAAGACGAGTCCCTGGACGAACTGACCGCCGTGGCGAGCGAGGCCATGACCCGCCTGCGCCCGGAGGTCGTGCTGACCTTCCCGCCCAATGGCAGTAACGGCCACCCGGATCACGTGACCACGCACCGCGCCGTGAAGGCCGCCTGGGACGCCCTGCCGGACGGTGAGCGTCCGCGCCTGTGGTACTACGCCAGCGACGTGCCGCCCGAGAACGAGGACCTGCGCGCCCAGTGGCTCGCCCCGAACGTCCGCCACGACGTGAGCCGCTTCATCGTGCGGAAGTTGCAGGCCATCGCCTGCCACCGCACGCAGGCGCTGAGCACCGTGGATTTCATCCGCAAGTTCCCGGACCGCATCCCGGAAGAAACCTTCCACGAAGTGCAGTGA
- a CDS encoding GNAT family N-acetyltransferase: MTAAPFTLRPATDADHAALADLMTAVNPRHPLSTAALDHHLGSLRGHPLGLHVALWTAEATRDGQPALLGVASVMQFAGMYHPDRYHAEVGVHPDARGQGVGRALAATLEGHLRGRGAREVLAGAYEDDPDSLAFLNRRDFREVMRFFDNVLTLADFDPHAWAAQRALPAGVRAVTYADLCAQTGEDAARDAYYRGFQQARADVPRTSPATPVTPEDFRQRLQAPHFLPGGVLLAITEGGEVAALSELELEDGDPHRLNTGLTGTTRAWRRQGLALALKLRALDLARDLGAHEVWTGNATTNAPMLALNERLGFRPRVAWVEMQRGRADG; encoded by the coding sequence GTGACCGCCGCCCCCTTCACGCTGCGTCCCGCCACGGACGCCGACCACGCCGCGCTGGCCGACCTGATGACGGCCGTGAACCCCCGCCACCCCCTGAGCACCGCCGCGCTCGACCACCACCTGGGCAGCCTGCGCGGGCACCCGCTGGGCCTGCACGTGGCCCTCTGGACCGCCGAGGCTACCCGGGACGGTCAGCCGGCGCTGCTGGGCGTGGCGTCCGTCATGCAGTTCGCGGGCATGTACCACCCGGACCGCTACCACGCCGAGGTGGGCGTGCACCCCGACGCGCGCGGGCAGGGCGTCGGGCGGGCGCTGGCCGCCACGCTGGAAGGCCACCTGCGCGGGCGCGGCGCACGCGAGGTCCTGGCCGGCGCGTACGAGGACGACCCGGACTCGCTGGCGTTCCTGAACCGCCGGGACTTCCGGGAAGTCATGCGTTTTTTCGACAACGTCCTGACCCTCGCGGACTTCGACCCGCACGCCTGGGCCGCCCAGCGCGCCCTGCCAGCCGGGGTGCGCGCCGTCACGTACGCCGACCTGTGCGCCCAGACCGGCGAGGACGCCGCCCGTGACGCGTACTACCGGGGCTTCCAGCAGGCGCGGGCCGACGTGCCGCGCACCTCGCCCGCCACGCCCGTCACGCCCGAGGACTTCCGCCAGCGCCTGCAGGCCCCGCACTTCCTGCCGGGCGGCGTGCTGCTGGCCATCACCGAGGGCGGCGAGGTCGCGGCCCTGTCCGAACTGGAACTGGAGGACGGCGACCCGCACCGCCTGAACACCGGCCTGACCGGCACCACCCGCGCGTGGCGGCGTCAGGGACTGGCCCTGGCCCTGAAACTCCGCGCCCTGGACCTCGCACGCGACCTGGGCGCCCATGAAGTCTGGACCGGGAACGCCACCACCAACGCCCCCATGCTGGCCCTGAACGAACGCCTGGGCTTCCGCCCGCGCGTCGCCTGGGTCGAGATGCAGCGCGGCCGGGCAGACGGATGA
- a CDS encoding glycoside hydrolase family 31 protein — MRFSSFAVESGGVAVAGGQGSEVRVWGESDVLVVSAPLPGVLRVRLMPEARANSLGFPRAPVKQSFAVRPDLPDGLSLNAADLDDELLVIGGGLSFRLNRVSGAWQVLTGSGSSARVLVSTPVWGGEAPAQRPALDAERFNLRRSRLSLEAPEGAAFLGFGERVGPIDKRGMHLTFWNTDCFPHHTETDPLYVSVPFTTVLHGGRAHGVFVDEPWRMEADVARAHPHEVRWASAGPELDVYVLSGPRPADVLRRYADLTGYAPMPPLWALGAGQSRWGYRTAEDLRAVIQGYRDRGLPLDSVYVDIDYMDAYKVWTVSRANFPDLRAFVREAAAQGVKLVPIIDPGVKVEAGYDVYEEAVRGDHLVRTARGDVLVGEVWPDPAVFPDFTRPEVVGWWAGRHKFFADLGIQGQWNDMNEPACFSLREPRETEGKTLPYDARHGNRSHLEVHNAYANGMSEASRAGYAKFSPQVRPWILTRAGYAGIQRHATVWTGDNTATWSHLSLSLPMIQGLGLSGIPFAGADVGGFGGDTTGELLARWYQAAVGYAFLRNHSALGTADQEPWRFGDTFTDVIRAALELRYRLLPHLYTLAQAATRTALPVMRPLALHWPADEDAVREDTQYLLGEGLMVAPVLRAGHRRRLVYLPAGRWAEVFNLSEFGAVHAGAQHVVANAPLHTLPMYLRAGEAVPVTEAALHTTSARWERLSWLVHAGRDGFIGQLFEDAGDGPAGGRLTRLVGERQGARLVIRREAEGDAGTFEQREALHILGLSHVREVQGAASFAYEDGVLRLTLPARWQSVTLHLDDDGDDEVLPGDLLPID, encoded by the coding sequence ATGAGGTTCTCTTCGTTCGCGGTGGAAAGTGGTGGGGTGGCGGTGGCTGGTGGGCAGGGGTCCGAGGTGCGCGTGTGGGGCGAGTCGGACGTACTGGTGGTGTCGGCGCCGCTGCCTGGGGTGCTGCGGGTGCGGTTGATGCCGGAGGCGCGGGCGAACTCGCTGGGCTTTCCGCGCGCTCCGGTCAAGCAGAGTTTCGCGGTGCGGCCGGACCTGCCGGATGGCCTGAGCCTGAACGCGGCGGATCTGGATGACGAGTTGCTAGTGATCGGGGGTGGGTTGTCGTTCCGGCTGAACCGCGTGTCGGGGGCGTGGCAGGTGCTGACGGGGAGTGGGTCGTCGGCGCGGGTGCTGGTGTCGACCCCCGTGTGGGGCGGCGAGGCTCCGGCGCAGCGTCCGGCGCTGGATGCCGAGCGCTTCAACCTGCGCCGCTCGCGGCTGAGCCTGGAGGCTCCGGAGGGCGCGGCGTTCCTGGGGTTCGGGGAGCGGGTGGGGCCGATCGATAAGCGCGGCATGCACCTGACCTTCTGGAACACGGACTGCTTCCCGCATCACACGGAGACGGACCCGCTGTACGTGTCAGTGCCGTTCACGACGGTGCTGCACGGGGGCCGGGCGCACGGGGTGTTCGTGGATGAGCCGTGGCGGATGGAGGCGGACGTGGCGCGCGCGCATCCGCACGAGGTGCGGTGGGCGTCAGCGGGGCCGGAACTGGACGTGTACGTGCTGTCGGGGCCGCGTCCGGCGGATGTGCTGCGGCGGTACGCGGACCTGACGGGGTACGCGCCGATGCCGCCGCTGTGGGCGCTGGGGGCCGGTCAGAGTCGCTGGGGGTACCGCACGGCGGAGGACCTGCGGGCCGTGATTCAGGGGTACCGGGACCGGGGGCTGCCGCTGGACAGCGTGTACGTGGACATCGATTACATGGATGCGTACAAGGTGTGGACGGTCAGTCGCGCGAACTTCCCGGACCTGCGGGCGTTCGTACGTGAGGCGGCCGCGCAGGGCGTGAAGCTCGTGCCGATCATCGATCCCGGCGTGAAGGTGGAGGCCGGGTACGACGTGTACGAGGAGGCGGTGCGTGGGGATCATCTGGTGCGCACGGCACGCGGGGACGTGCTGGTCGGCGAGGTCTGGCCGGACCCGGCGGTGTTCCCGGATTTCACGCGGCCCGAGGTGGTGGGCTGGTGGGCGGGCCGGCATAAGTTCTTCGCGGACCTGGGCATTCAGGGGCAGTGGAACGACATGAACGAGCCCGCGTGCTTCAGTCTGCGCGAGCCGCGTGAGACCGAGGGCAAGACGCTGCCGTACGACGCGCGGCATGGGAACCGCTCGCACCTGGAGGTGCATAACGCGTACGCGAACGGCATGAGCGAGGCGAGCCGCGCCGGGTACGCGAAGTTCAGTCCGCAGGTGCGCCCGTGGATTCTCACGCGGGCCGGGTACGCCGGGATTCAGCGGCACGCGACCGTCTGGACCGGGGATAACACGGCCACGTGGTCGCACCTGTCCCTGAGTCTGCCCATGATTCAGGGGCTGGGGTTAAGTGGCATTCCGTTCGCCGGGGCGGACGTGGGCGGGTTTGGCGGGGACACGACCGGGGAGTTGCTGGCCCGCTGGTACCAGGCGGCCGTCGGGTACGCGTTCCTGCGCAACCACTCGGCGCTGGGCACGGCGGATCAGGAACCCTGGCGGTTCGGGGACACCTTCACGGACGTGATCCGCGCGGCGCTGGAACTGCGCTACCGGCTGCTGCCGCACCTGTACACGCTGGCGCAGGCGGCGACCCGCACGGCCCTGCCGGTCATGCGCCCGCTGGCGCTGCACTGGCCAGCCGACGAGGACGCTGTGCGCGAGGACACGCAGTACCTGCTGGGCGAGGGCCTGATGGTCGCGCCGGTCCTGCGGGCCGGGCACCGCCGCCGGCTGGTGTACCTCCCGGCGGGCCGCTGGGCGGAAGTGTTCAACCTCTCGGAGTTCGGGGCGGTGCACGCGGGCGCGCAGCACGTCGTGGCGAACGCGCCGCTTCACACGCTGCCCATGTACCTGCGGGCCGGGGAGGCCGTGCCGGTCACGGAGGCCGCGCTGCACACCACCTCGGCCCGCTGGGAGCGGCTGTCATGGCTGGTGCACGCGGGCCGCGACGGGTTCATCGGGCAGCTGTTCGAGGATGCCGGGGACGGCCCGGCCGGGGGTCGCCTGACCCGGCTGGTCGGCGAGCGTCAGGGAGCGCGCCTCGTCATCCGCCGTGAGGCCGAGGGCGACGCCGGGACGTTCGAGCAGCGCGAGGCCCTGCACATCCTGGGCCTGTCGCACGTGCGCGAGGTGCAGGGCGCAGCCAGTTTCGCGTACGAGGACGGCGTGCTGCGCCTGACCCTCCCGGCCCGCTGGCAGAGCGTGACGCTGCACCTCGACGACGACGGCGACGACGAGGTGCTGCCCGGCGACCTGCTGCCCATCGACTGA
- a CDS encoding VUT family protein — MKSPPARSLLAPLPLLLIGLYALSILLANLTLNTFIPLPLYGLLSVGTIFFAAVFTLRDRIHRAGGLNAVYVAIAAALIVNTAVALITGTPWRFIGASFLAILAGELADTAVYQRLIQRSWWTRVLASNAVSVPLDSVLFNLLAFWGDMPASQIAQIIFADIVIKYLIAALFALRVRHATRNAT; from the coding sequence ATGAAATCCCCCCCCGCGCGGAGCCTGCTCGCCCCGCTGCCCCTGCTGCTGATCGGCCTGTACGCCCTGAGTATCCTGCTGGCGAACCTGACGCTGAATACCTTCATTCCGCTGCCGCTGTACGGCCTGCTGAGCGTGGGCACCATCTTCTTCGCGGCGGTGTTCACGCTGCGCGACCGCATTCACCGCGCCGGCGGCCTGAACGCCGTGTACGTGGCCATCGCCGCCGCGCTGATCGTGAACACCGCCGTCGCACTGATCACGGGCACCCCGTGGCGGTTCATCGGCGCGAGCTTCCTGGCCATCCTGGCCGGCGAACTGGCCGACACCGCCGTGTACCAGCGCCTGATCCAGCGCAGCTGGTGGACGCGGGTGCTGGCCAGCAACGCTGTGAGCGTCCCGCTGGACAGCGTGCTGTTCAACCTGCTGGCCTTCTGGGGCGACATGCCCGCCTCGCAGATCGCGCAGATCATCTTCGCGGACATCGTCATCAAGTACCTGATCGCCGCGCTGTTCGCCCTGCGTGTCCGGCACGCCACACGCAACGCCACCTGA
- a CDS encoding GNAT family N-acetyltransferase: MTPEPFTLRGLRTPQDFPGVAALLSAADPDWPVTPDMLVVWDAAHDPNLYRYELVAEQDGRIVGVGNAGHDDFAFEEWRYFGGLTVHPDARGQGIGRALYAALTEQLRARGAQDIRTMLSDQDRDAPGRAFLAARGFTRTWDRFESRLHTDAAELSTFDDLMGAVAADGVQLRSVADLAGDPERDRRLWELDWKLFQDVPMGQTLTRRPFDAWVRQEIEDPTFSHDLSFVAVRPDVQDPLTGPYVGYSSLMRNPAGFYVIGMTGVRREDRGRGVAKALKVAAMRALAAAGGGEIRTFNDPPNKAMLNMNRALGFQRGPTRSRYELHLDPLTGERRPIPTPEETA, translated from the coding sequence ATGACCCCTGAGCCTTTCACGCTGCGCGGACTGCGCACACCACAGGACTTTCCCGGCGTGGCGGCCCTGCTGAGCGCCGCCGATCCCGACTGGCCGGTCACGCCTGACATGCTGGTCGTGTGGGACGCCGCGCACGACCCGAACCTGTACCGGTACGAGCTGGTGGCCGAGCAGGACGGCCGGATCGTGGGCGTCGGCAACGCCGGGCATGACGACTTCGCGTTCGAGGAGTGGCGGTACTTCGGTGGGCTCACGGTGCACCCGGACGCGCGCGGGCAGGGCATCGGGCGGGCGCTGTACGCGGCGCTGACAGAGCAGTTGCGGGCGCGGGGCGCGCAGGATATCCGCACCATGCTCAGCGACCAGGACCGCGACGCGCCGGGCCGGGCGTTCCTGGCCGCGCGGGGCTTCACGCGCACCTGGGACCGCTTCGAGTCCCGCCTGCACACCGACGCCGCCGAACTGAGCACCTTCGACGACCTGATGGGTGCCGTGGCGGCAGACGGCGTGCAGTTGCGGTCGGTCGCGGACCTCGCGGGTGACCCCGAGCGCGACCGCCGCCTGTGGGAACTCGACTGGAAGCTGTTCCAGGACGTGCCGATGGGGCAGACCCTGACGCGGCGGCCGTTCGATGCGTGGGTCAGGCAGGAGATCGAGGACCCCACCTTCAGCCACGACCTGTCCTTCGTGGCCGTGCGCCCGGACGTGCAGGACCCCCTGACCGGCCCGTACGTGGGGTACAGCAGCCTGATGCGTAACCCGGCCGGGTTCTATGTCATCGGCATGACCGGCGTGCGCCGCGAGGACCGGGGGCGCGGCGTGGCCAAGGCCCTGAAGGTCGCCGCGATGCGCGCCCTGGCCGCCGCAGGGGGCGGCGAGATCCGCACCTTCAACGATCCGCCCAACAAGGCCATGCTGAACATGAACCGCGCGCTGGGATTCCAGCGCGGCCCGACCCGCAGCCGCTACGAACTGCACCTGGACCCCCTGACCGGCGAGCGCCGACCCATTCCCACCCCGGAGGAAACCGCGTGA
- a CDS encoding helix-turn-helix domain-containing protein produces the protein MDSVTFPGAVAVGARRRLLGISLVALAREAGVSPEVLRLLEAGEYDPRSLHVLARRVLVHRLDITLD, from the coding sequence ATGGATTCGGTGACTTTTCCGGGGGCGGTAGCGGTGGGGGCGCGGCGGCGTCTGCTGGGGATTTCGCTGGTGGCGTTGGCGCGGGAGGCGGGGGTGTCGCCGGAGGTGCTGCGGTTGCTGGAGGCCGGTGAGTACGATCCGCGCAGTCTGCATGTGCTGGCGCGGCGGGTGCTGGTGCACCGGCTGGACATCACGCTGGACTGA